From Numenius arquata unplaced genomic scaffold, bNumArq3.hap1.1 HAP1_SCAFFOLD_887, whole genome shotgun sequence, one genomic window encodes:
- the FDX2 gene encoding ferredoxin-2, mitochondrial: protein MAASMAAAGGGSVTRRLLRGAARGLSGGGGGGAAAEEPEGAVVNVVFVDRAGRHVPVRGRVGDNVLHLAQRHGLELEGACEASLACSTCHVYVSAPHLDRLPAPDEREDDLLDQAPLLQENSRLGCQILLTPELEGARFTLPKVTRNFYVDGHVPKPH, encoded by the exons ATGGCGGCCTCcatggcggcggccggcggcggctccgtgacgcggcggctgctgcggggggcggcgcggggcctgagcggcggcggaggcggcggagccGCGGCGGAGGAACCGGAGGGCGCCGT GGTGAACGTCGTCTTCGTGGACCGGGCGGGGCGTCACGTTCCGGTGCGGGGCCGCGTCGGGGACAACGTGCTGCACCTGGCGCAGCGgcacgggctggagctggagg gtgcctgCGAGGCCTCCCTGGCCTGTTCCACCTGCCACGTCTACGTCAGCGCCCCCCACCTCGACCGGCTGCCGGCCCCCGACGAGCG GGAAGATGACCTGCTGGACCAGGCCCCGCTGCTGCAGGAGAACTCCCGCCTGGGCTGCCAGATCCTGCTGACGCCGGAGCTGGAGGGGGCTCGTTTCACCCTCCCCAAGGTCACCCGCAACTTCTACGTGGACGGTCACGTCCCCAAACCCCACTga